The DNA segment CTCCATTTCAGCAGTGAATTCCCTGTCCCCTTGGCCGCTGACATGAATCAGCTTCTTGATAGCCACAACACTTCCATCCTTCAACTGAGCCTTGTAAACATCCCCAAACCCACCAGAGCCAATGAGACTATCATTGTGAAAGCCATTGGTAGCGTCAAGAAGGTCCGCAAAAGTAAGCCTCCTGAGCGGCCTCTTAAACGTTGCAAGGTTTATGCTAAGCGCTTCCCGGGTACTGGTGTGCTTCCAGCTCACGTTGGCAGGACCCGAATGCAAATTACCATCAGCATAGGCTTCAAGAGCAgcctccttcttcttcctcctcttcctgGTCTCAATGGCAATAATGATCAAACCAAAGACGCAGAAGAGGGAAAACAACAAACCCATGGCCACACTCCCCACCAGAGAAGCCTGCCTCCTGTGAGACTTCATATGTTGCGCATTCCCGTTATTCGCCGGGTCCGAACCACATGGGCCGAGAGGAACTCCACAGAGACCAGAGTTGTTCTGAAATCTCGCCGCAGGGAAAGTATCAAATTGACCCGACTCAGGAATCGTCCCCGTAAGCAAGTTATTCGACAGGTCAATCTCAGTGAGCAAGGAAAGCCCCGTGAGACTCTGAGGAATTTGCCCCTCCAGTCTATTACTTGAGAGATCAAGGATGTTGAGATTCTTCATCTTCCCAAGCTCTTGAGGAATGCTCCCAGACACATTATTATGACCCAAATTGAGAATGTACAAATAGTACATGGCCCCAATCTCCTTGGGAATACTCCCTGACAACATGTTGTGCGAGATATCCAAAAATATCATAGAACCATTATGGTTAAACGTTGGCTGCAACTTACCTCCATAAACCCTAGTGAAATTGCACGGGTTCCTCGTCGAAATCCTGTTCAACTGCTGCTGACTGATCCCGGCAAACTCCAGCAAGTTCCCCGCACCATGACACTCTTTGCTCCCATCGTTCTTTATATACACATACGTCTTCCCACTGATGAAATTCACCGCGATCTTCCCCGACTGCTTGAACAGCTCCGGCGGAATGGGCCCGGTGAGCATATTAGTATTCAGATCCAACCATATTAAACTAGTACAATCGCCGAGCTCCGGCGGAATCCGGCCGGAGAAAGAGTTATTACTGAGCTTAAGTATGGCGAGATTAGAAAGCTTCCCAATCCACCGCGGAATCTCGCCGCTGAGCCTGTTGTTGGAGAGGGAGATCCAGTTCAGCTTGGTGCAGTTAACAAGCCCAGAGGGAATGTTCCCAGTCAAGTCGTTGAAATCCAGGATCAAATTCTCGAGGCTTTTCAGATACATGAGCTCCTGCGGTATTTCTCCATGGAGCTGGTTGAGCCAGATGATCAAGTCTTTAAGCTTGGAAAGAGACCCTAGGCTTGGAGGAATAGTTCCCGTGAGGAAGTTGAAACTCAAGTCCAAAGCAACGAGGTTTGAACAGTTGCTGAGCGTGGGTGGAATAAAACCCGTGAACCGGTTGTTCTGCAGGTAAAGTTCCTTCAGAATATTATTATTCCCAGCGTCACCACCGCAAAGCGTTGTCGGGATTGAGCCGCTGAAGTTGTTGGAGCTAAGATCCAGCGACTCTAAAGTGGAGAGCTTCGTCAGAGACTCCGGAAGGGGACCAAGGAACGCGTTGAACGCCACCGCGAGCTCTTTGAGGCTTTTCATTTGCGTGAGAACGTCCATAGGCAGCGCACCGGCGAAGAGGTTGCTGGAGATGTCGAAGGACTGAAGAGAAGTGCAAGCGCCGAAGGCTTCGGGGAGAGCGCCTGAGAGGTTGTTGGAGGAGAGATCGAGCTGGAGGAGAGTGGAGCAGAGGTCGGCGAGGGGGAGAGGAATCTGGCCGTGGAAGTGGTTTGAAGCAAGGTACACGAACTGTAGCGAACCGGAGGGAAGGGAAGGAACCGGACCGGAGAACTGGTTGCTGGAGAAGTTTAAGTAAACGAGGCTCTTGCAAGGCGAGAGAGTGCGAGCAATGTCGCCGAAGTACTTGTTGGCGGAGAGGTCCAAATACTCAAGCGAAGAACACTCGCCGAAAGTAGGAAGCGTAACAGAAAAGTTGTTGGAAGAAAGGTCTAAAAACTGGAGAGAATTGGAACCGGAGAAGTCGGTTTCGCCGGTGACTTTGTTGCCTTTCAGAGCGAGGTGTTCGATTTCAGGGTTGAGAAGCCAGGGGAGGATACCGGGGCCGGAAATCTTGTTGTAGGAAAAGTCGGCGACGAGGAGGTGGAGCTTCCAGTGAGAGGAGTCGAATTCAAGAAGGTTGCTGGAGAGATTGAGGGATTGGAGGTTGGAGCAGGAGGAGAGAAACGACATGTCGTTGAGGGAACCGGAGAGGGCGTTTTGTGATAGATCTAGGGAGGTTAATGTGGAGGCGCACTTGGAGTGGGAGAGAGGAGGAGGCATGGCGGCGGGGCCGGAGAGGTTGGTGGATTTTAAGGAGAGTGACTGGAGGTTGTCGAGGGTGAGGAGGAAGGTGGCGATGACGGTGAGGTTTGTGGTGAGAGGGACGCCGGAGAGGTCTATGGAAGTGAGGTGCTGGGTGTCGTTGCAGGTGATGCCGGTGAATGAGCATGGGCTTTGGTTCGGGAGCCAGTTCGGGAGCAGGGTTGGGTTCGGGAGAGAGTTTTTGAAGCTTAGGAGTTGCAGAGTGGGAAccgaagaagaagatgcagaacAGACGGAGAGGAAGAAGAGGAGCAAGAGAGAGCTTCTGTACAGAGCTTTCATTTTCGCCAGATATGGAAGGTGAAAGGTTAAGGAGAGTGAAAGTGAGAGTGGTTTCTCTCAGAGGCTGTGGTCTGTGTTAAGGGTCTGAGCTAGCTCTGccattagagagagagagagagagatagtgTGTGTGTGACATGATATCAAGTATGAATATGAATgaatactactactactactgtagagagagagagagagagagtcaaaAGTCGCAGTAAGGAAGTTAAGAAGGGTATTTATCAAGTGGAAGAGTGAAGACAGCTGTTGCTCACATGCCATGTGACTCTTCCTGTTCGTAAATCTCTCTAATCTAAGCTtcctgtttatttttatttttccctatTTCCACTCTCCTCCATTCTTCTATCTACAGTCCTCTTTTCTTATCATCAacttaaattattaatgttatGTCCTCCTTGTTCTTTGTACAAAC comes from the Glycine soja cultivar W05 chromosome 6, ASM419377v2, whole genome shotgun sequence genome and includes:
- the LOC114415733 gene encoding systemin receptor SR160-like; this translates as MKALYRSSLLLLFFLSVCSASSSSVPTLQLLSFKNSLPNPTLLPNWLPNQSPCSFTGITCNDTQHLTSIDLSGVPLTTNLTVIATFLLTLDNLQSLSLKSTNLSGPAAMPPPLSHSKCASTLTSLDLSQNALSGSLNDMSFLSSCSNLQSLNLSSNLLEFDSSHWKLHLLVADFSYNKISGPGILPWLLNPEIEHLALKGNKVTGETDFSGSNSLQFLDLSSNNFSVTLPTFGECSSLEYLDLSANKYFGDIARTLSPCKSLVYLNFSSNQFSGPVPSLPSGSLQFVYLASNHFHGQIPLPLADLCSTLLQLDLSSNNLSGALPEAFGACTSLQSFDISSNLFAGALPMDVLTQMKSLKELAVAFNAFLGPLPESLTKLSTLESLDLSSNNFSGSIPTTLCGGDAGNNNILKELYLQNNRFTGFIPPTLSNCSNLVALDLSFNFLTGTIPPSLGSLSKLKDLIIWLNQLHGEIPQELMYLKSLENLILDFNDLTGNIPSGLVNCTKLNWISLSNNRLSGEIPRWIGKLSNLAILKLSNNSFSGRIPPELGDCTSLIWLDLNTNMLTGPIPPELFKQSGKIAVNFISGKTYVYIKNDGSKECHGAGNLLEFAGISQQQLNRISTRNPCNFTRVYGGKLQPTFNHNGSMIFLDISHNMLSGSIPKEIGAMYYLYILNLGHNNVSGSIPQELGKMKNLNILDLSSNRLEGQIPQSLTGLSLLTEIDLSNNLLTGTIPESGQFDTFPAARFQNNSGLCGVPLGPCGSDPANNGNAQHMKSHRRQASLVGSVAMGLLFSLFCVFGLIIIAIETRKRRKKKEAALEAYADGNLHSGPANVSWKHTSTREALSINLATFKRPLRRLTFADLLDATNGFHNDSLIGSGGFGDVYKAQLKDGSVVAIKKLIHVSGQGDREFTAEMETIGKIKHRNLVPLLGYCKVGEERLLVYEYMKYGSLEDVLHDPKKAGIKLNWSIRRKIAIGAARGLSFLHHNCSPHIIHRDMKSSNVLLDENLEARVSDFGMARHMSAMDTHLSVSTLAGTPGYVPPEYYESFRCSTKGDVYSYGVVLLELLTGKRPTDSADFGDNNLVGWVKQHAKLKISDIFDPELMKEDPNLEMELLQHLKIAVSCLDDRHWRRPTMIQVLTMFKEIQAGSGIDSQSTIANEDDSFNAVEMVEMSIKETPELSKH